One Algibacter sp. L3A6 genomic region harbors:
- the rpsH gene encoding 30S ribosomal protein S8: MYSDPIADYLTRIRNAVRANHRVVEIPASNLKKDITKILFEQGYILSYKFDDSSVQGSIKIALKYNKETKEPVIKKLQRISTPGLRKYASSNDMPRILNGLGVAIVSTSHGVMTGKQAKRDNVGGEVLCYVH, from the coding sequence ATGTACTCAGATCCAATTGCGGATTATTTGACAAGAATTAGAAACGCGGTACGTGCTAACCACAGAGTGGTAGAGATTCCAGCATCTAATTTAAAAAAAGACATCACTAAAATATTATTCGAACAAGGATATATTTTAAGTTACAAGTTTGATGACTCTTCAGTACAAGGTTCTATTAAAATAGCACTTAAGTACAACAAAGAGACAAAAGAGCCAGTAATCAAAAAACTTCAACGTATTAGTACTCCTGGTTTACGTAAGTATGCTAGTTCTAATGATATGCCTAGAATCTTAAATGGACTTGGTGTTGCTATTGTTTCTACTTCTCACGGAGTAATGACAGGTAAACAAGCCAAAAGAGATAATGTAGGTGGCGAAGTATTATGTTACGTTCACTAA
- the rplF gene encoding 50S ribosomal protein L6, protein MSRIGNNPVAIPEGVTVDVKDNVVTVKGKLGELTQNYDSVEIKVEDGNVMVARSSDSKDQKAKHGLYRSLMNNMVEGVSKGWTKELELVGVGYRASNQGQKLDLALGFSHNIVLNIAEEVKVETVSEKGKNPIIKLTSFDKQLVGQVAAKIRGFRPPEPYKGKGVKFVGEVLRRKAGKSA, encoded by the coding sequence ATGTCAAGAATAGGAAATAATCCAGTAGCCATTCCAGAAGGTGTAACAGTTGACGTTAAAGATAACGTAGTAACTGTAAAAGGGAAATTAGGTGAATTAACACAAAATTACGATTCTGTCGAAATTAAGGTAGAAGATGGTAATGTGATGGTAGCACGTTCTTCAGATTCTAAAGATCAAAAAGCCAAACATGGTTTATATAGATCTTTAATGAATAACATGGTAGAAGGTGTATCTAAAGGTTGGACTAAAGAATTAGAATTAGTTGGTGTAGGTTACAGAGCATCAAACCAAGGACAAAAATTAGACTTAGCTTTAGGATTTTCTCATAATATTGTTTTAAACATTGCTGAAGAAGTAAAAGTTGAAACAGTTTCAGAAAAAGGGAAAAACCCAATTATAAAATTAACATCATTCGATAAACAATTAGTTGGTCAAGTAGCTGCTAAGATACGCGGATTCAGACCACCAGAGCCTTATAAAGGAAAAGGTGTGAAGTTTGTTGGTGAAGTATTAAGAAGAAAAGCTGGTAAATCAGCATAA
- the rplR gene encoding 50S ribosomal protein L18 gives MALTKNERRLRIKNRIRKVVSGTEARPRLAVYRSNKEIYAQVVDDVNGKTLASSSSRDKDISAAKGNKSEIAELVGKALGEKALKAGVETIAFDRGGYLYHGRIKSLADGARAAGLKF, from the coding sequence ATGGCATTGACAAAGAACGAAAGACGACTAAGAATAAAAAACAGAATTCGCAAGGTAGTTTCTGGAACAGAAGCTAGACCTAGATTAGCTGTTTATAGAAGTAATAAAGAAATTTATGCTCAGGTAGTTGATGATGTAAACGGTAAAACGTTAGCATCTTCTTCATCTAGAGATAAAGACATAAGTGCTGCAAAAGGTAATAAATCTGAAATCGCTGAACTAGTTGGTAAGGCATTAGGAGAAAAAGCTTTAAAAGCGGGTGTTGAAACTATTGCTTTTGATAGAGGTGGATATTTATACCACGGAAGAATTAAATCATTAGCTGATGGCGCTAGAGCCGCAGGACTTAAATTTTAA
- the rpsE gene encoding 30S ribosomal protein S5, whose product MFKKYKSAELVKPGGLDLKDRLVGVQRVTKVTKGGRAFGFSAIVVVGDEAGVVGQGLGKSKDVASAIAKAVEDAKKNLVRIPIIKGTLPHEQKGKFGGARVNIIPAAPGTGVIAGGAVRTVLEAVGIHDVLSKSQGSSNPHNVVKATFDALLQLRDANAIARDRGISLQQVFNA is encoded by the coding sequence ATGTTCAAAAAATATAAAAGCGCAGAATTAGTAAAACCAGGTGGATTAGATCTTAAGGATCGTTTAGTTGGTGTGCAAAGGGTTACTAAAGTAACTAAAGGTGGTAGAGCATTTGGTTTCTCAGCAATCGTTGTGGTTGGTGATGAAGCTGGTGTTGTAGGACAAGGTTTAGGTAAATCTAAAGATGTTGCTAGTGCAATTGCAAAAGCTGTCGAAGATGCTAAGAAAAACCTAGTTAGAATTCCTATCATTAAAGGAACTTTACCCCACGAACAAAAAGGTAAATTTGGTGGAGCAAGAGTAAATATTATTCCTGCTGCTCCTGGTACAGGTGTAATTGCTGGTGGTGCTGTACGTACAGTATTAGAGGCCGTTGGTATTCACGATGTATTATCTAAATCTCAAGGATCTTCAAACCCTCATAACGTAGTAAAAGCAACTTTTGATGCTTTATTACAATTAAGAGATGCGAATGCCATTGCAAGAGATAGAGGTATTTCACTTCAACAAGTTTTTAACGCTTAA
- the rpmD gene encoding 50S ribosomal protein L30 codes for MAKIKVTKVKSAINRTLRQKRTLEALGLKKIGQVKEHEATPNILGMVAKVSHLVSVEETK; via the coding sequence ATGGCAAAAATTAAAGTAACAAAGGTTAAAAGCGCAATCAATCGTACGCTAAGACAAAAAAGAACTTTAGAAGCTCTTGGTCTTAAAAAGATTGGTCAGGTAAAAGAGCATGAGGCTACACCAAATATTCTTGGTATGGTTGCTAAAGTTTCACATTTAGTTTCTGTTGAAGAAACAAAATAA
- the rplO gene encoding 50S ribosomal protein L15: MDLSNLKPAEGSVKNQGKRIGRGQGSGKGGTATRGHKGAKSRSGYSKKLGFEGGQMPLQRRVPKFGFTNINRIEHQGINLDTLQQLVDDKKIEGTVDFETLFTNRLVDKNDLVKILGRGELKAKLKVTAHKFTASAKAAIEAAGGEAVTL; this comes from the coding sequence ATGGATTTAAGTAATTTAAAACCTGCAGAAGGTTCAGTAAAAAATCAAGGAAAAAGAATAGGTCGTGGACAAGGTTCTGGTAAAGGTGGGACTGCTACACGTGGTCACAAAGGTGCTAAGTCTCGTTCTGGATATTCTAAGAAATTAGGTTTTGAAGGTGGTCAAATGCCTCTTCAAAGACGTGTTCCTAAGTTTGGTTTTACAAATATTAACCGTATTGAACACCAAGGCATCAATTTAGATACTTTGCAACAATTGGTTGATGACAAGAAAATTGAAGGTACAGTTGATTTTGAAACATTATTCACAAACCGTTTAGTAGATAAGAACGATTTAGTTAAGATCTTAGGACGTGGAGAATTAAAAGCAAAATTAAAAGTAACTGCTCATAAGTTTACTGCTTCAGCAAAAGCTGCTATTGAAGCTGCTGGAGGAGAAGCTGTAACTTTATAA
- the secY gene encoding preprotein translocase subunit SecY — MKFIESLKNVWKIEELRNRILITLSLLLVYRFGAQIVLPGIDATLLGSLADKTDSGILGILNAFTGGAFANASVFALGIMPYISASIVVQLMGIAIPYLQKLQKEGASGQKKITQITRWLTIAICLLQAPGYLASLPALGIPESAFLLGQGPLFYFSSVSILVTGCIFAMWLGEKITDKGIGNGISLLIMVGIIARLPQVFLQNAATRLEGNNVMLILFELVIWFVIILGSIMLVMGVRKIAVQYARRTATGGYEKAAMAGSRQYIPLKLNASGVMPIIFAQAIMFVPSLIGGSSFLKETATGIWMQTNYSDIFGFWYNVTFALLIIVFTYFYTAITVPTNKMADDLKRSGGFIPGIRPGSETSEYLDKIMSQITLPGSIFLALLAVFPAFIVKLMGVQQGWALFFGGTSLLIMVGVAIDTMQQINSYLLNRHYDGLMKTGKNRKAVA, encoded by the coding sequence ATGAAATTTATAGAATCGTTAAAGAATGTTTGGAAAATAGAGGAACTAAGAAACAGAATTCTTATTACATTAAGTCTGTTATTAGTTTATCGTTTTGGAGCTCAAATAGTTTTACCTGGAATCGATGCTACGCTATTAGGTAGTTTAGCTGATAAGACAGATAGTGGAATATTAGGGATTCTTAATGCCTTTACTGGTGGTGCTTTTGCTAATGCTTCGGTATTTGCTTTAGGTATCATGCCTTACATTTCGGCTTCTATTGTTGTTCAGTTGATGGGGATTGCAATTCCTTATTTGCAAAAGCTTCAAAAAGAAGGCGCAAGTGGTCAAAAGAAAATCACTCAAATTACGCGTTGGTTAACAATAGCGATTTGTTTGTTACAAGCACCTGGATATTTAGCTAGTTTACCAGCTTTAGGTATTCCTGAAAGCGCATTCTTATTAGGGCAAGGTCCATTATTTTATTTTTCATCTGTATCAATTCTAGTTACTGGTTGTATATTCGCTATGTGGTTAGGAGAGAAAATTACAGATAAAGGTATTGGTAATGGTATATCTCTTTTAATAATGGTTGGTATTATCGCAAGATTACCACAAGTTTTTTTACAAAATGCAGCTACTAGATTAGAAGGGAATAACGTAATGCTTATTCTTTTTGAATTAGTAATCTGGTTTGTAATAATCCTTGGTTCTATTATGTTGGTTATGGGAGTTAGAAAAATTGCCGTACAATATGCTAGAAGAACAGCAACAGGAGGTTATGAAAAAGCTGCTATGGCTGGATCAAGACAATACATTCCGTTAAAGCTTAATGCATCTGGTGTAATGCCAATTATATTTGCACAGGCGATAATGTTTGTTCCTAGTTTAATAGGTGGTTCTTCATTCTTAAAAGAAACTGCAACCGGAATATGGATGCAAACTAATTATTCTGATATATTCGGTTTTTGGTACAATGTTACATTTGCTTTATTAATAATTGTTTTTACATATTTTTATACTGCAATTACGGTTCCAACAAACAAGATGGCAGACGATTTAAAACGTAGCGGTGGATTTATTCCAGGTATACGTCCAGGGTCTGAAACATCTGAATACTTAGATAAAATAATGTCTCAAATTACCTTACCGGGTTCTATATTTTTAGCACTTTTAGCTGTATTTCCAGCCTTTATTGTTAAGCTTATGGGAGTTCAACAAGGTTGGGCTTTATTTTTCGGAGGAACATCAT